The genome window GGAGAAGGGGGGCAAGCGTCTGTTGCGGGTAACCGATGACGGCGAGGGGATGGGCAAGGATGATGCCTTCCTCTGCCTGGAGCGCCACGCCACCAGCAAAATCACCTCTTCCGAAGACCTTTTCCAGTTGCGCACCCTCGGTTTCCGGGGCGAGGCTCTGCCCTCGATCGCCTCGGTTTCCCGCTTTACCCTCCGGACCCGCTCGGCCGAGGCTCAGGAGGGATGGGAGATCTACGCCGAAGGGGGAATTGTCCGGAGGGCGGAGGCGGCGGGTCTGCCCGGCGGTACGGTTATGGAGGTTAGAGACCTCTTCTTCAACACACCGGCGCGGCGCAAGTTCCTGCGCCGCGAGGAGACCGAACTGGGCCACATCGGCGATGTCGTGACCAAACTGGCCCTGGCCCATCCGGAAGTGCAGTTTCGCCTGGTTCATAACGGACGCGCAATCCTGGAGGCCTACCGGCAGGGCTCCCTCGAGGAGCGGGTCGGGGCGCTTCTGGGCCGTCCCCTCCTTAAAGACCTACTGGCCATTGAGATGGATGATGGTGACGGCCTTAAATTGACGGGGCTCGTCTCCCAGCCCGCCGTCACCCGCTCGACAACCGGCTACATTTACACCTTTATCAACGGGCGCTACGTCCGGGACAGGGTCGTCCAGCATGCTGTGCTTGGGGGGTACAGGCACCTGCTTATGAAAGGGCGCTATCCCGTTGCGGTTCTGTTCCTCGAGATCGATCCCGAAATGGTCGACGTCAACGTTCATCCGACCAAGCACGAGGTTCGGTTCCGCTAGCAGGGACGGGTCCACGACTTTCTCGCCTCCTCGGTTCGACAGACGCTGAGCCCCTCCGAGTGGCTCTCCCATGCAGATGAGGCTCCTACCCCCGAGACCATACCCGCCGCATCGATTCGCGAAGGTGGGTCTGCGGGCGCCGTTCCTGATCGCCCTGCCCAATCGCCCGTTGCCGCCCCTCAGGTTGCTCTGACGGGGGTTCGGGAGGCTCTTACGTCCTATGCGGGCGGCGCACCGGCCGTTCCAGGCTCTTCCTCCGCCCCCCCTCGCCGGTTCGAGAACGCCCCCGAACCGCTCATGATCGCCACCGGCGGGTTTTTCTCCTCCCTGGAGCTTATCGGGCAGTACCGTTCCAGTTACATCCTTTGCCAGGACGGGGAGGACCTGATCCTGGTCGATCAGCATGCAGCCCACGAGCGAATCGGTTTCGAGCGCCTTCGTGCCCAGTTCCGGCAGGGAACGGTCGAATGCCAGGCACTGTTGTTCCCGACGGTCATTGAGGTCGATTTTCGCGAAGCGGCCCTTCTTAAAGAGCAGTTGGGGGAGTTGGAGCGGCTTGGGTTTGAACTCGAACCGTTCGGGGGGAAGAGTTTTGCTCTCAAGGCCGTCCCCCGCTTGCTGCGAGACGCCGAGGCGGAGCAGCTCGTTCTGGACGTCGCGGCCGAAATTGCTTCCGTCGGCAAGAGCGGGCTCGCCGAGGAGGCCCTTGACAAGGTCCTCATGCTCATGGCCTGCCACGGTGTAATTCGGGCCAACCAGGGCCTGGCCCCTGCAGAAATGCTCGCCCTGCTTCGCGATCTCGACGGGGTCGATTTCAAGGCCCACTGCCCCCACGGCCGGCCCGTTATGTCGCGCCTGGCCGGTGTCGAGGTTGAACGCATGTTCAAGAGGACCTGATGGGGGAGGTGTCTAAAGACCCCGGGGCCTTGCCCCTGCTGGTCATCTGCGGTCCCACCGCATCGGGAAAAACGGCGCTGGCACTGCGTTTGGCCCAACGGCTCGAGATGGAAATCATCTCGGCCGACTCCCGCCAGGTCTATCGTCATCTCGATATCGGCACCGCCAAGGCGACCCGGGAAGAGCGCGGGCGGGTTCCCCACCACCTGATCGACGTGGTCGATCCGGACCAGGATTTCAGCGCCGCCGATTTCGCCCGGCTCGGCAGAGAAACTGTTGGGCAGGTCTTTGGCCGGAGCCGTCTGCCGGTGGTGGTTGGGGGAACCGGACTATACATACGCACTCTTACCGAGGGGCTGCTCCCGGGACCGCCCGCCGATCCCGGTCTGCGGCGCGAACTGCTCGAGGCGGAGGGCGCCGAGGGTGAGGGCGCCCTGCACCGGCGCCTCGAACAGATCGATCCCACGCTTGCCCGGCGCCTTCAGCCCCGGGACCTGGTGCGCATCGTGCGGGCCCTGGAGGTTTACGATCAAACAGGGCGACGCCTCTCGGATCTCCAGGCGGAGCACGGTTTTCGGGAGGCTCCTTACCGAATCCTTCAGTTGGCGGTCTCCTCATCGCGGGAAGAGTTGTATCAGCGTATCGACCGGCGGGTTGAGGCGATGGTGCAGGAGGGGCTCCTCGACGAGGTTCGCACTCTCCTGGACATGGGGTACTCGCCCTCGCTAAAGGCTCTGCGTACCATCGGGTATCGTGAGTGCATCGCCCACCTGAAGGGGGAACTCTCCCTGGATGAGGCGGTAAGGCTCATCCAGAGGGACACGCGGCGGTACGCGAAACGGCAATTTACCTGGTTTCGCAAAGACAATTCAATAATTTGGGTTGATTCCTGTGGAGAGTTTGATAGAATCCTCGCATTGATTGAAGATTTTTATGCAGAGTAAAAGGAGCGGACATGGCCAAGACCCCATTCAACATTCAGGATCAGTTTCTTAACCAGGCCCGCAAGGAGCGGGTTCGCGTGACCGTGGTGATGATGTCGGGGGAAAAACTGGAGGGGTTTATCAAGTCCTTCGACAGTTTTTGCCTGCTCGTGGAAAGCAGTGGAGACATCCTGCTCTACAAGCACGCCATTTCCTCGATCACCTCCTCTGACGGGTCCTTCCGACTGCACGGTGGAAGGGACTGATAACCCGTCCCCAGGGGGTGTCCCCCGCGAACACAATTTGGGTCCCCGCTCGGAGGCTGTTGCAGCCTAGTGCGGGGGCCCTTGTCTTTTCGAGCGATACCGTACTGGGAAACTCACCAAATTCCGGTTCGCTGAGAAGGGGCCCATGGCGCATGGGATGAACATCCCCAATGCTCTGACCCTGCTGCGATTGCTTTTGGTGCCGGGGTTCCTGATCGCCGTCATTTACGGGCGGTTGCCGGCGGCCCTTACTTTGTTTGTCGTAGCGGCTATCACCGATTTTCTCGACGGCTTGCTCGCACGCATCCTCGGGCAGGAGACGCTTCTCGGTGCCTACCTCGACCCGGTCGCCGACAAGCTGCTTTGCATCACCGCTTTTGTGTCCTTGGCTGCCGTTGGGGTTTTGCCGGCTTGGCTCGCGGTTCTCGTGGTGGCCAAGGACCTCTACGCCGCTCTCGGGGCACTGATCGTTCTATTCTGCAACCGACCGCTTCCCGAAGGACCATCCCCGTGGGGCAAACTGGCTACCGGTCTGGAACTGCTGACTGCCGGAATAGCCCTGCTTGCCGTTGCCGTTGGGGCGGGCGGCGCGTTTCTGCCGCCCCTGTTTGCGTTGACCGGTGCGATGACCGCCGTAGCTGGTCTTCATTATGTCGTCGGCGGCGTTCTCTTCCTGTCGCGCTGACCTCAGAGCACGGTGGCTCCGGCCGGAACCTTCCATGGCGCGGTGGCCAAGTGGTCATGTTTTCTGATTCCCGAGACAAACATATGATAGAAATCCTATCGGTAGACCCCGGCAGCATCGGCGCTGAACTCGACCTGGAACCGGGTGATTGCCTTCTTTCCATCAATGGCGAAGTGGTACGCGATCTGCTCGACTTTCAATTGCAACTCTCAGAGGAAGAGCTCCTCCTCGAGGTGCGCAAGAAGGAAGGCGAACTCTGGGACATCGAGTTGGAAAAGGACGCAGGCGCCCCGATGGGTCTGCATTTCGAGCACCCGGAGCCGAAGCAGTGCGGCAACAACTGCATTTTCTGCTTCGTCCACCAGCTGCCGAGCGGCATGCGCTCGACGCTCTACGTCAAGGACGAGGATTTCCGCTTCTCCTTTCTTTACGGATCCTATATCACTCTGACCAATCTGGATGAGGCCGATATCCAGAGAATCATCGACCAGCACCTTTCGCCTCTCTATGTGTCGGTACACGCCACCAACGACCAGCTTCGTTCCAGGCTTCTCGGGGTCGAAGGCCCGCCGATCCTCGATCTGCTTCGGCGTTTGACCGCCGCCGGGATCGAGGTGCATACCCAGATTGTGCTCTGTCCTGGGTTGAATGACGGTGAGGAGTTGGAGCGGACCGTGGAGGATCTTCAGGCCCTCCATCCGGGCGTCATTTCCCTGGCGGTCGTTCCCCTCGGGCTGACTGGGTACCGGCAGCGGCTTCCCACGTTGGAATCAGTCTCTCCAGAGATTGCTCGGAGTGTTCTGGAAGTCCTCGAGCGCTATCAGGAGCAGCTGCTGGATCGATGCGGAACCCGCTTCGTCTTCGCAGCAGACGAGTTTTACCTGAAGGCAGGAATTGATTTTCCTCCTATCGAGGCCTACGAGGATCTGGGGCAGTTGGAAAACGGCGTCGGGATGGTCCCTCTGTTCCGGTCCGACGCTGCCGAAGCGCTGGCCGAGGCCCGGTCACTTGAGTCTCCCGAATTTTCCACCATTACCGGGGAGTCGTCGCTGCAGGAGCTGGAGAAGTTTTGCGTTGCGTTGTCCAAAAAGACCGGGGTCATCATCCACCTGCACCCCGTGCGTAACGAATTCTTCGGCGGTCAGGTCACGGTAACCGGACTCCTTACCGGCCGCGACGTGGCGGCTCAACTGCGGGACAAACCCCTCGGAGAAGTTCTCCTGGTCCCCGATGTCATGCTCAAGGACGGGGAGGATGTATTCCTGGACGACTTGTCTCTGAATGATCTGGAAGCGGAACTGGGGGTGCGGGTTGAAAAAGTCGAGAGTTCTCCCTGGGGGCTGCTTGAAGCTCTTGAACGACATGCCCGATAAAGCTTACCAAGAAGACAGGTGTATGGACGAGCACCAAAGATGGCACCGCCGGAGCCTGCTGGAGCAGGCCGCAGTTGCCCTGGAACGTAACGGTTTCGCCACCACCGTCTGTGAGAGTCGGGAGGAGGCCGTCGCATACCTGAAGGGGGAGGCCGATGAGGCGCAGACTCTCGGGTTCGGAGGCTCCATGACCCTGGCGGACATGGATCTGGTGGGGCTTTTCGAAGGGGCGGGGAAGAAGACCCTAGTGCATGGCAGATCTGGCTATTCTCCCGAGCAGCGTCGGGGCGTGATGCAGGATCAACTCAACTGCGACTTGTTCTTTACCAGCACCAATGCCCTGACCCTTCAGGGGCACCTGGTCAACATCGACGCCACCGGCAATAGGGTCGGCGCCATGGCTTTCGGGCCTCAAAGGGTCGTTGTCGTGGCGGGGGTCAA of Desulfuromonas sp. contains these proteins:
- the miaA gene encoding tRNA (adenosine(37)-N6)-dimethylallyltransferase MiaA, giving the protein MGEVSKDPGALPLLVICGPTASGKTALALRLAQRLEMEIISADSRQVYRHLDIGTAKATREERGRVPHHLIDVVDPDQDFSAADFARLGRETVGQVFGRSRLPVVVGGTGLYIRTLTEGLLPGPPADPGLRRELLEAEGAEGEGALHRRLEQIDPTLARRLQPRDLVRIVRALEVYDQTGRRLSDLQAEHGFREAPYRILQLAVSSSREELYQRIDRRVEAMVQEGLLDEVRTLLDMGYSPSLKALRTIGYRECIAHLKGELSLDEAVRLIQRDTRRYAKRQFTWFRKDNSIIWVDSCGEFDRILALIEDFYAE
- a CDS encoding CDP-alcohol phosphatidyltransferase family protein — protein: MAHGMNIPNALTLLRLLLVPGFLIAVIYGRLPAALTLFVVAAITDFLDGLLARILGQETLLGAYLDPVADKLLCITAFVSLAAVGVLPAWLAVLVVAKDLYAALGALIVLFCNRPLPEGPSPWGKLATGLELLTAGIALLAVAVGAGGAFLPPLFALTGAMTAVAGLHYVVGGVLFLSR
- the hfq gene encoding RNA chaperone Hfq; translated protein: MAKTPFNIQDQFLNQARKERVRVTVVMMSGEKLEGFIKSFDSFCLLVESSGDILLYKHAISSITSSDGSFRLHGGRD
- a CDS encoding lactate utilization protein, with protein sequence MDEHQRWHRRSLLEQAAVALERNGFATTVCESREEAVAYLKGEADEAQTLGFGGSMTLADMDLVGLFEGAGKKTLVHGRSGYSPEQRRGVMQDQLNCDLFFTSTNALTLQGHLVNIDATGNRVGAMAFGPQRVVVVAGVNKVCHSLESALRRVKEVACPPNARRLGFDTPCAKTGLCSDCNSPERICRITTIIERKPRATDLRICLVNEQLGY
- a CDS encoding DUF512 domain-containing protein, which translates into the protein MIEILSVDPGSIGAELDLEPGDCLLSINGEVVRDLLDFQLQLSEEELLLEVRKKEGELWDIELEKDAGAPMGLHFEHPEPKQCGNNCIFCFVHQLPSGMRSTLYVKDEDFRFSFLYGSYITLTNLDEADIQRIIDQHLSPLYVSVHATNDQLRSRLLGVEGPPILDLLRRLTAAGIEVHTQIVLCPGLNDGEELERTVEDLQALHPGVISLAVVPLGLTGYRQRLPTLESVSPEIARSVLEVLERYQEQLLDRCGTRFVFAADEFYLKAGIDFPPIEAYEDLGQLENGVGMVPLFRSDAAEALAEARSLESPEFSTITGESSLQELEKFCVALSKKTGVIIHLHPVRNEFFGGQVTVTGLLTGRDVAAQLRDKPLGEVLLVPDVMLKDGEDVFLDDLSLNDLEAELGVRVEKVESSPWGLLEALERHAR